The Stegostoma tigrinum isolate sSteTig4 chromosome 38, sSteTig4.hap1, whole genome shotgun sequence genome contains a region encoding:
- the LOC125447122 gene encoding pro-adrenomedullin-like: MTVVFVLVAMLYFHMGVLVETQALARTKRNPGPSPAFQLFLQNLQNSNVKLLEPQVKSVPQSQITSASDSATGFLDSKLENREGSINDSTVPKGRVKRGPDNKYKPSRCFLGICNTLNLAYRLYQLGPKGKEPSPPKSTDDPNGYGKRRRRSLISLFARCRKLQMHRLVEKK, from the exons ATGACAGTGGTGTTTGTGCTCGTCGCAATGTTATATTTCCACATGGGCGTCCTTGTTGAAACACAGGCGCTGGCCAGAACCAAAAG AAACCCAGGTCCCTCACCTGCTTTCCAGTTATTTCTTCAAAATCTGCAAAATTCCAACGTGAAGCTTTTGGAGCCACAGGTAAAGAGTGTCCCACAGTCCCAAATCACCTCTGCATCTGACTCTGCTACAGGTTTCCTGGATTCTAAATTGGAGAACAGGGAGGGAAGCATCAATGACAG TACAGTGCCAAAAGGTAGAGTTAAACGTGGCCCCGACAACAAATACAAGCCCTCGCGCTGCTTCCTGGGCATCTGCAACACTCTCAACCTGGCCTATAGACTCTACCAGCTGGGACCTAAAGGGAAGGAGCCAAGTCCCCCAAAAAGTACAGATGACCCCAATGGCTACGGAAAACGTCGGCGGAGGAGCCTAATCTCACTTTTTGCCAGGTGCAGGAAGCTCCAAATGCACAGATTGGTGGAAAAGAAGTAA